Below is a genomic region from Halobacterium sp. CBA1132.
TGGCCGGTCTCGGTCTCGCGGACGTCGATTCGCGCCGAACAGAACTGCGTAATCGTGCTCACGGTCTACTCGTCGTGCATCCCGGGGTCGATGCAGAACACGCCGATGCCGTCGACGGCGTCGATGCGCCCGACGAGCGTGTGGACGAACCGCGAGACGGTTTTGAGGTCGCCGAACGACAGCAGCGTCGACACCGAGAACAGGCCGGTGCGAACGCGCTCGATGCCGGCCTCGCGGAACGTCCGGTAGACGTCCGAGTAGCGCATGCCGATACCGGTCAGGTCCGACGGCCCGGAGACGGGAAGCACCTGCGCGTGGACGCTCTGGTCGTCGTCGCCGACGCAGTCGAGGATTGCGGCGCGCTCGCGTAGAAGCGGATGTTCGCGGCCGCAAGCCCCTCGTTGTCCTCGAAGCGCGGGTCCTCGTTCACGTCCTCGATGACCGTCACGCCGTCGTCCAAGATTGCGTACGTGCAGACGGTGTTCTCGCGGTCCATCGGCTCGAAACTGAGGCCGTAACACGAGAGGAACTCCTCGCTGTGTGCGTCGATGACGCCGACAGCGGCGGCGTCGAGGCCGAACAGCGCGGTCGCGAGTTCCGTCAGTCGGTCCAGCGACGCGCCGAGTTCCTCGGGGTCGGTGGCGTACTGTTCGAGCGCCGCGACCCGCGCGCCTTCGTCGTCGGGCAGCGGGT
It encodes:
- a CDS encoding response regulator — its product is MILCADPEAPARERTATALADAGFDVAEAGSLAEAHGVLDEHVVECVVTEHALPDGNGLELADTVRERFPDATCVLFTEAGLDDVDTGAFGSMVAEYVHKDGDDREELVGVVEHALAFRSQTAYPLPDDEGARVAALEQYATDPEELGASLDRLTELATALFGLDAAAVGVIDAHSEEFLSCYGLSFEPMDRENTVCTYAILDDGVTVIEDVNEDPRFEDNEGLAAANIRFYASAPQSSTASATTTRASTRRCFPSPGRRT